A genomic segment from Nicotiana sylvestris chromosome 1, ASM39365v2, whole genome shotgun sequence encodes:
- the LOC104242459 gene encoding UDP-glucosyltransferase 29-like: protein MNILMENQDPIRVLMFPWLGHGHISPFLELAKKLVTRNFIIYLCSTPANFTSIKQKLINENLTEKIYLVELRLPSLPNLPPHYHTTNGLPPHLMSTLKKAFKMSNPMFTKIVNTIKPDLLLYDLLQPWAPRIALENNIPAVVFVTSSSVMFSYTFHTFRYPSSKFPFPFIYYRDYEITRMLENQDLEPIEQQQKDNTSVKLCFGRSSNIVLIKGFKEIDGKYSNYLSRLTKKKVIPVGPLVQEPTSEDDNSSQILTWLNQKEKGSSVFVSFGSEYFLTKEDREEIAHGLEQSGVNFIWVVRFPKGGKLKLEQALPEGFFKRVGERGMIVEDWAPQAKILGNPNIGGFFSHCGWNSVMEGMKFGVPIIAMPMHLDQPLNARLVEEVGVGLEVVRDKDGRLDREQIAAMINRVVLDMRAEAVRTKAKKMSETIRVKGDEEIDVVVQELLKLCKRNVL from the coding sequence ATGAATATTTTGATGGAGAACCAAGACCCAATTCGTGTTTTGATGTTTCCATGGTTAGGACATGGACACATCTCTCCTTTTCTTGAGTTAGCAAAAAAGCTTGTCACAAGAAACTTCATCATATACTTGTGTTCAACTCCAGCAAATTTCACTTCCATCAAACAAAAGCTCATTAACGAAAACTTAACTGAAAAAATTTATCTTGTTGAACTTCGACTTCCATCTCTTCCAAATCTTCCTCCTCATTACCACACAACCAATGGCCTCCCACCGCATCTCATGTCCACCCTCAAAAAGGCATTCAAGATGTCTAATCCAATGTTCACCAAAATTGTCAACACTATCAAACCTGACTTACTTCTTTACGATTTGCTTCAGCCATGGGCGCCTAGGATTGCATTGGAGAATAATATTCCTGCAGTTGTGTTTGTCACTAGCAGTTCCGTCATGTTTTCATACACGTTTCACACTTTCAGGTACCCTAGTTCAAAGTTTCCCTTCCCTTTTATTTATTATCGTGACTATGAGATCACTCGTATGCTCGAAAATCAAGATTTGGAGCCTATTGAGCAACAACAAAAAGATAATACTAGTGTTAAGTTGTGCTTTGGACGATCTTCTAACATTGTTTTAATCAAAGGTTTTAAGGAAATTGATGGTAAATATAGTAACTATTTATCTAGGTTAACCAAGAAGAAAGTCATTCCGGTTGGTCCACTTGTTCAAGAACCTACCAGTGAAGATGATAATTCCTCACAAATTCTAACATGGTtgaaccaaaaagaaaaaggatctagtgtttttgtttcttttggcaGTGAATATTTCCTTACTAAGGAGGACAGGGAAGAGATTGCTCATGGGCTAGAACAAAGTGGGGTTAACTTTATATGGGTTGTGAGGTTTCCCAAGGGTGGAAAACTCAAACTCGAACAAGCATTACCCGAAGGGTTTTTCAAGAGAGTAGGGGAAAGGGGAATGATTGTTGAAGATTGGGCACCACAAGCTAAAATATTAGGAAATCCTAATATTGGTGGATTCTTTAGTCATTGTGGATGGAATTCTGTGATGGAAGGAATGAAATTCGGCGTTCCAATAATTGCTATGCCCATGCATCTTGACCAGCCATTGAATGCTAGGCTTGTGGAAGAAGTAGGTGTTGGTTTGGAAGTGGTTAGGGACAAGGATGGAAGACTTGATAGAGAACAAATAGCTGCAATGATCAATAGGGTTGTTCTTGACATGAGGGCAGAAGCTGTGAGGACAAAAGCAAAGAAGATGAGTGAAACAATAAGAGTCAAAGGAGATGAAGAGATCGATGTAGTTGTCCAAGAGTTGCTGAAACTTTGCAAGAGAAACGTGCTCTAG